One window from the genome of Cucumis melo cultivar AY chromosome 12, USDA_Cmelo_AY_1.0, whole genome shotgun sequence encodes:
- the LOC103487541 gene encoding 3-oxoacyl-[acyl-carrier-protein] synthase I, chloroplastic isoform X1 yields MQAAVHSSTLKPSPLDSFPRRKCSPFLVSAPKSRPRVSFVSASAASTVSAPKREKDPKKRVVITGMGLVSVFGNDVDTYYDKLLSGESGVTLIDRFDASKFPTRFGGQIRGFASQGYIDGKNDRRLDDCLRYCIVAGKKALEDADLGGDKRSKIDKERAGVLVGTGMGGLTVFSDGVQALIEKGHRKITPFFIPYAITNMGSALLAIDIGFMGPNYSISTACATSNYCFYAAANHIRRGEADMMLAGGTEAAIIPIGLGGFVACRALSQRNDDPKTASRPWDKDRDGFVMGEGAGILVMESLEHAMKRGAPIIAEYLGGAVNCDAYHMTDPRADGLGVSSCILSSLEDAGVSPEEVNYINAHATSTLAGDIAEINAIKKVFKNTSEIKINATKSMIGHCLGAAGGLEAIATVKAIETGWLHPSINQFNPEPSVDFDTVANVKQQHEVNVGKFLSIGGLLPPWLTYFQSLPLKLNILVH; encoded by the exons ATGCAGGCCGCCGTTCATTCCTCCACTCTCAAGCCCTCTCCCTTGGACTCATTTCCCCGTCGCAAATGCTCCCCCTTCCTTGTTTCTGCTCCTAAATCACGTCCACGAGTTTCTTTTGTTTCTGCATCTGCAGCTTCCACTGTCTCTGCACCTAAGCGGGAGAAAGATCCTAAGAAACGTGTGGTGATTACTGGAATGGGACTTGTTTCTGTCTTTGGTAATGATGTTGATACTTACTATGATAAGTTGCTTTCTGGTGAGAGTGGTGTTACTCTTATTGATCGTTTTGATGCTTCCAAGTTTCCTACTCGTTTCGGTGGCCAGATCCGGGGATTTGCTTCTCAGGGATACATTGATGGTAAGAATGATCGTCGGCTTGATGATTGTCTTCGTTATTGTATTGTAGCTGGAAAGAAGGCTCTTGAGGATGCTGACCTTGGTGGAGATAAGCGCTCTAAG ATCGATAAGGAGCGTGCTGGTGTGCTTGTTGGAACAGGAATGGGTGGTCTTACAGTCTTTTCTGATGGTGTTCAGGCTTTGATAGAGAAAGGTCACAGAAAGATAACCCCTTTTTTCATTCCTTATGCCATTACGAATATGGGGTCTGCCTTACTTGCCATCGATATTGGTTTCATGGGTCCCAATTACTCTATATCCACTGCTTGTGCCACCTCTAATTATTGCTTCTATGCTGCTGCAAACCACATTCGTCGAGGAGAGGCTGATATGATGCTTGCTGGTGGAACTGAAGCTGCTATCATACCTATTGGCCTTGGGGGTTTTGTTGCTTGTAGGGCTCTATCTCAGAGAAATGATGATCCTAAGACTGCTTCGAGGCCATGGGACAAAGACCGTGATGGCTTTGTCATGGGAGAAGGTGCTGGCATACTG GTAATGGAGAGTTTGGAGCATGCAATGAAACGAGGTGCACCAATTATTGCTGAATACTTGGGAGGGGCTGTTAACTGTGATGCTTATCACATGACGGATCCTAGAGCAGATGGACTTGGTGTCTCTTCATGCATCTTGAGCAGTCTTGAAGATGCAGGTGTTTCGCCTGAGGAG GTAAATTACATAAATGCACATGCAACTTCCACCCTTGCCGGTGACATAGCTGAAATCAATGCCATCAAGAAGGTGTTCAAGAATACATCAGAGATCAAAATCAATGCGACTAAG TCTATGATAGGCCACTGCCTTGGCGCTGCTGGTGGTCTGGAAGCCATTGCCACTGTGAAAGCAATTGAAACAGGATGGTTGCATCCTTCCATAAATCAATTT AACCCGGAGCCTTCAGTTGATTTTGACACCGTTGCAAACGTAAAGCAACAACACGAAGTGAATGTTGGTAAGTTCCTAAGCATTGGTGGGTTGCTGCCGCCATGGCTGACTTATTTCCAATCTCTTCCACTAAAACTCAACATTCTAGTTCATTAA
- the LOC103487531 gene encoding urease accessory protein G, translating into MASQDTHHHHHEHDHHHHHDGHDHHHHHHTHEKPKGDSSFVGADGRVYHSHDGLAPHSHEPIYSPGFFTRRAPPLLTRNFNERAFTVGIGGPVGTGKTALMLALCTFLRDKYSLAAVTNDIFTKEDGEFLVKHGALPEERIRAVETGGCPHAAIREDISINLGPLEELSNLYKTDILLCESGGDNLAANFSRELADYIIYIIDVSGGDKIPRKGGPGITQADLLVINKTDLAQAVGADLAVMERDALKMRDGGPFVFAQVKHGVGVEEIVNHIIQAWEGATGKKRH; encoded by the exons ATGGCTTCACAAGATACTCATCACCACCACCACGAACATGATCACCATCACCACCACGATGGACAtgaccaccaccaccaccaccacacCCACGA GAAACCTAAGGGGGATTCTTCCTTTGTTGGAGCAGATGGTAGGGTTTATCATAGTCATGATGGACTGGCCCCTCATTCCCATGAACCCATTTACTCTCCTGGCTTCTTCACTAGGAGAGCTCCTCCTCTTCTTACTAGAAATTTTAATGAAAGAGCTTTTACTGTTGGTATCGGTGGCCCTGTTGGTACTGG GAAGACAGCTCTGATGCTGGCACTTTGTACCTTCTTACGCGATAAATACAGTCTAGCTGCA GTCACAAATGACATCTTCACAAAAGAGGATGGAGAGTTTTTGGTGAAGCATGGAGCGCTACCGGAGGAAAGGATTAGAGCAGTGGAAACTGGTGGCTGCCCACACGCCGCTATTCGCGAAGACATCAGCATTAATCTTGGACCTCTTGAGGAGCTTTCAAACTTGTACAAAACAGACATACTTCTCTGTGAATCTGGTGGAG ATAACTTGGCTGCCAACTTCAGCAGAGAACTTGCTGACTATATCATCTATATCATCGATGTGTCCGGTGGGGATAAGATCCCTCGAAAAGGTGGCCCTGGAATCACGCAGGCTGATCTTCTA GTAATAAACAAAACTGACCTTGCACAAGCAGTTGGAGCTGATCTAGCAGTTATGGAGCGTGATGCACTGAAAATGCGAGATGGGGGACCATTTGTATTTGCTCAG GTTAAACATGGAGTAGGTGTTGAAGAAATCGTTAACCACATTATACAGGCATGGGAAGGAGCAACGGGGAAGAAACGCCATTGA
- the LOC103487541 gene encoding 3-oxoacyl-[acyl-carrier-protein] synthase I, chloroplastic isoform X2, with protein sequence MQAAVHSSTLKPSPLDSFPRRKCSPFLVSAPKSRPRVSFVSASAASTVSAPKREKDPKKRVVITGMGLVSVFGNDVDTYYDKLLSGESGVTLIDRFDASKFPTRFGGQIRGFASQGYIDGKNDRRLDDCLRYCIVAGKKALEDADLGGDKRSKIDKERAGVLVGTGMGGLTVFSDGVQALIEKGHRKITPFFIPYAITNMGSALLAIDIGFMGPNYSISTACATSNYCFYAAANHIRRGEADMMLAGGTEAAIIPIGLGGFVACRALSQRNDDPKTASRPWDKDRDGFVMGEGAGILVMESLEHAMKRGAPIIAEYLGGAVNCDAYHMTDPRADGLGVSSCILSSLEDAGVSPEEVNYINAHATSTLAGDIAEINAIKKVFKNTSEIKINATKSMIGHCLGAAGGLEAIATVKAIETGWLHPSINQFNPEPSVDFDTVANVKQQHEVNVAISNSFGFGGHNSVVAFSAFKP encoded by the exons ATGCAGGCCGCCGTTCATTCCTCCACTCTCAAGCCCTCTCCCTTGGACTCATTTCCCCGTCGCAAATGCTCCCCCTTCCTTGTTTCTGCTCCTAAATCACGTCCACGAGTTTCTTTTGTTTCTGCATCTGCAGCTTCCACTGTCTCTGCACCTAAGCGGGAGAAAGATCCTAAGAAACGTGTGGTGATTACTGGAATGGGACTTGTTTCTGTCTTTGGTAATGATGTTGATACTTACTATGATAAGTTGCTTTCTGGTGAGAGTGGTGTTACTCTTATTGATCGTTTTGATGCTTCCAAGTTTCCTACTCGTTTCGGTGGCCAGATCCGGGGATTTGCTTCTCAGGGATACATTGATGGTAAGAATGATCGTCGGCTTGATGATTGTCTTCGTTATTGTATTGTAGCTGGAAAGAAGGCTCTTGAGGATGCTGACCTTGGTGGAGATAAGCGCTCTAAG ATCGATAAGGAGCGTGCTGGTGTGCTTGTTGGAACAGGAATGGGTGGTCTTACAGTCTTTTCTGATGGTGTTCAGGCTTTGATAGAGAAAGGTCACAGAAAGATAACCCCTTTTTTCATTCCTTATGCCATTACGAATATGGGGTCTGCCTTACTTGCCATCGATATTGGTTTCATGGGTCCCAATTACTCTATATCCACTGCTTGTGCCACCTCTAATTATTGCTTCTATGCTGCTGCAAACCACATTCGTCGAGGAGAGGCTGATATGATGCTTGCTGGTGGAACTGAAGCTGCTATCATACCTATTGGCCTTGGGGGTTTTGTTGCTTGTAGGGCTCTATCTCAGAGAAATGATGATCCTAAGACTGCTTCGAGGCCATGGGACAAAGACCGTGATGGCTTTGTCATGGGAGAAGGTGCTGGCATACTG GTAATGGAGAGTTTGGAGCATGCAATGAAACGAGGTGCACCAATTATTGCTGAATACTTGGGAGGGGCTGTTAACTGTGATGCTTATCACATGACGGATCCTAGAGCAGATGGACTTGGTGTCTCTTCATGCATCTTGAGCAGTCTTGAAGATGCAGGTGTTTCGCCTGAGGAG GTAAATTACATAAATGCACATGCAACTTCCACCCTTGCCGGTGACATAGCTGAAATCAATGCCATCAAGAAGGTGTTCAAGAATACATCAGAGATCAAAATCAATGCGACTAAG TCTATGATAGGCCACTGCCTTGGCGCTGCTGGTGGTCTGGAAGCCATTGCCACTGTGAAAGCAATTGAAACAGGATGGTTGCATCCTTCCATAAATCAATTT AACCCGGAGCCTTCAGTTGATTTTGACACCGTTGCAAACGTAAAGCAACAACACGAAGTGAATGTTG CTATCTCAAATTCATTCGGATTTGGTGGACACAACTCGGTTGTGGCATTCTCGGCATTCAAACCTTGA